The following coding sequences are from one Frigoribacterium sp. Leaf415 window:
- a CDS encoding ABC transporter ATP-binding protein encodes MSHDTAAVPASTDGDASRGAFAVETTGLTKQFGRQRAVDGVDLAVPYGSVYGFLGPNGSGKTSTIRMLLGLTSASSGDIRVLGGSMPDDLRRVLPLVGALVEGPAFYPFLSGRANLHRLDSGDRSAPAATRRARVDAALDRVGLGHAASKKAHAYSLGMKQRLGIANALLMPRDLLVLDEPSNGLDPQGTREVRTLIRSLADEGTTVFVSSHLLSEVEQMCTHIGVMSAGRLLTQGTLDDLRALGTHRVRLLTPDPDAARDVLVRLGLAPEARARPDATPATAGGSVSVEAELAVEGLSPESIVVALVAADVRVRGFEVAGASLEDRFVDLTGEGFDVAG; translated from the coding sequence GTGAGCCACGACACCGCCGCAGTCCCGGCGTCGACCGACGGCGACGCGTCCCGAGGGGCCTTCGCCGTCGAGACGACCGGCCTGACGAAGCAGTTCGGACGCCAGCGCGCCGTCGACGGCGTCGACCTGGCGGTTCCCTACGGCAGCGTCTACGGGTTCCTCGGCCCGAACGGCTCGGGCAAGACCAGCACGATCCGCATGTTGCTGGGGCTCACCTCGGCGTCGAGCGGCGACATCCGGGTGCTCGGCGGGTCGATGCCCGACGACCTGCGCCGCGTCCTGCCTCTCGTCGGCGCCCTGGTCGAAGGCCCGGCGTTCTACCCGTTCCTGTCGGGCCGGGCGAACCTGCACCGCCTCGACTCCGGCGACCGCTCGGCCCCGGCCGCCACGCGCCGTGCCCGTGTCGACGCCGCCCTCGACCGGGTCGGCCTCGGTCACGCGGCCTCGAAGAAGGCCCACGCGTACTCACTCGGCATGAAGCAGCGCCTCGGCATCGCGAACGCCCTGCTCATGCCGCGAGACCTGCTGGTGCTCGACGAGCCCAGCAACGGCCTCGACCCGCAGGGCACGCGCGAGGTCCGCACCCTCATCCGCTCCCTCGCCGACGAGGGCACGACCGTCTTCGTCTCGAGCCACCTGCTCAGCGAGGTCGAGCAGATGTGCACGCACATCGGCGTGATGAGCGCCGGCCGCCTGCTGACCCAGGGCACGCTCGACGACCTCCGCGCACTCGGCACGCACCGGGTCCGCCTGCTCACGCCCGACCCGGACGCCGCCCGCGACGTCCTCGTCCGTCTGGGATTGGCCCCGGAGGCGCGGGCCCGGCCGGACGCGACGCCCGCGACCGCAGGCGGTTCGGTGAGCGTCGAGGCCGAGCTCGCCGTCGAGGGGCTCTCGCCCGAGTCGATCGTGGTCGCCCTCGTCGCCGCGGACGTGCGCGTGCGCGGGTTCGAGGTGGCCGGAGCCAGCCTCGAGGACCGCTTCGTCGACCTGACCGGGGAGGGCTTCGATGTCGCCGGCTGA
- a CDS encoding antibiotic biosynthesis monooxygenase family protein translates to MSVVKINAIHVPQGSGAELEKLFAARKHSVDGAEGFEGFQLLRPVKGDDRYFVVTTWRSEEDFAAWSADGAKAAHARPAGSGEAPRGPVATGADLLEFEVVEL, encoded by the coding sequence GTGTCCGTCGTCAAGATCAACGCCATCCACGTCCCCCAAGGCTCGGGCGCCGAGCTCGAGAAGCTCTTCGCCGCCCGCAAGCACTCGGTCGACGGGGCGGAGGGGTTCGAGGGATTCCAGCTGCTGCGTCCCGTCAAGGGCGACGACCGCTACTTCGTCGTGACGACCTGGCGCAGCGAAGAGGACTTCGCGGCCTGGTCGGCCGACGGCGCAAAGGCCGCCCACGCCCGCCCCGCCGGGTCGGGCGAGGCCCCGCGTGGCCCCGTCGCGACCGGTGCCGACCTGCTCGAGTTCGAGGTCGTCGAACTCTGA
- a CDS encoding FBP domain-containing protein — translation MKPLTENDIRESFVNALPGDLDRLPIPGLHEMLWEDREFLGWRDPQAHHRGYIVHWMDDRPVGLVVRSSSSSLRPGIAAMCSLCHSPQPATQVRLFTAPKAGEAGLNGNTLGTYICEDLACSLLIRVAPPHLNPPEQIARRSAGLAERVQGFTANVMKTA, via the coding sequence ATGAAGCCGCTGACCGAGAACGACATCCGCGAGTCGTTCGTCAACGCCCTGCCGGGCGACCTCGACCGCCTGCCGATCCCCGGACTGCACGAGATGCTCTGGGAGGACCGTGAGTTCCTGGGCTGGCGCGACCCCCAGGCCCACCACCGGGGCTACATCGTCCACTGGATGGACGACCGGCCCGTCGGTCTCGTCGTCCGGTCGTCGAGCAGTTCGCTGCGCCCCGGCATCGCCGCCATGTGCTCGCTCTGCCACTCGCCCCAGCCGGCCACGCAGGTGCGCCTCTTCACCGCCCCCAAGGCCGGCGAGGCCGGGCTGAACGGCAACACACTCGGCACCTACATCTGCGAGGACCTCGCCTGCTCGCTGCTGATCCGGGTCGCTCCCCCGCACCTCAACCCGCCCGAGCAGATCGCCCGCCGTTCGGCCGGCCTCGCCGAGCGGGTGCAGGGCTTCACGGCCAACGTCATGAAGACCGCCTGA
- a CDS encoding LolA family protein, producing the protein MKKSTRWATAAAVPVAVIAASIVVPAVSATADVDLPDKTPQQVLALAASSSGASYSGTIEQTSDLGLPDVSAQATGGGSSSDAAAALDLLTGSHTAKVYADGATKQRVQVIDDLAERNVIRDGSSVWTYDSKTKDATHATLPDQGATEKPSALPDGTAVPQTPAELADLVLSSVEPTTTVTADSDVRVAGRDAYQVVLTPKDSSTLVASATLTVDAETGVPLKVVVAAKGQSDPAVSAGFTSVDFAAPAASVFAFTPPADATVTDVTVPTRASGGSEGDATHADKTVIGSGWSTIVGVTPAAGSTDGTSSTDADTTGLLDQLTTKVDGGRVLETSLVSVLLTDDGRVFAGAVDASTLQAAVAGQ; encoded by the coding sequence ATGAAGAAGTCCACCCGCTGGGCCACCGCCGCCGCCGTCCCCGTGGCCGTCATCGCCGCGAGCATCGTGGTCCCCGCCGTCTCGGCCACGGCCGACGTCGACCTGCCCGACAAGACCCCGCAGCAGGTGCTGGCCCTCGCCGCCTCGAGCTCGGGGGCGTCCTACTCGGGCACGATCGAGCAGACCTCCGACCTCGGGCTGCCCGACGTGTCGGCCCAGGCCACGGGCGGCGGGTCGTCGTCCGACGCCGCTGCTGCCCTCGACCTGCTGACCGGCAGCCACACCGCGAAGGTGTACGCCGACGGCGCCACGAAGCAGAGGGTGCAGGTCATCGACGACCTCGCGGAGCGCAACGTGATCCGCGACGGATCGAGCGTGTGGACCTACGACTCGAAGACGAAGGACGCGACGCACGCGACGCTGCCCGACCAGGGGGCCACCGAGAAGCCGAGTGCCTTGCCCGACGGCACCGCCGTGCCGCAGACCCCGGCCGAACTGGCCGACCTCGTCCTGTCGTCGGTCGAGCCCACGACGACCGTCACGGCCGATTCCGACGTCAGGGTGGCCGGACGCGACGCGTACCAGGTCGTCCTGACCCCGAAGGACTCCTCGACGCTCGTCGCGAGCGCGACCCTCACCGTCGACGCCGAGACCGGTGTCCCGCTCAAGGTGGTCGTCGCCGCGAAGGGGCAGAGCGACCCGGCCGTGTCGGCCGGGTTCACCTCGGTCGACTTCGCTGCCCCCGCGGCGTCCGTCTTCGCGTTCACTCCCCCGGCGGACGCGACCGTGACCGACGTGACCGTGCCGACCCGCGCCTCCGGAGGGTCGGAAGGCGACGCGACGCACGCCGACAAGACCGTGATCGGCTCCGGGTGGAGCACGATCGTCGGGGTCACCCCGGCAGCGGGGTCGACCGACGGCACCTCGTCGACCGACGCCGACACCACGGGGTTGCTCGACCAGCTGACGACGAAGGTCGACGGGGGTCGCGTGCTCGAGACCTCGCTGGTCTCGGTCCTGCTGACCGACGACGGCCGGGTCTTCGCCGGGGCGGTCGACGCCTCGACGCTGCAGGCCGCCGTGGCCGGGCAGTGA
- a CDS encoding ABC transporter permease, translated as MSPADPRDTRPDAVVPADRTRGGLGLALLGSELAVLFRRVRTIALLAALALIPVLLAVAVRVTSSDGDGGRGPAFLGDITQNGLFVSLTALTVAIPLFLPLTVGVVAGDTIAGEASLGTLRYLLVTPVGRVRLLLVKYAAAAAFCLAATLVVVVFGAIAGAALFPVGPVTLLSGQTIGLGDYALRLLLMALYVTMSLLGLTAIGVFASTLTSVPVGAMAATIVLSTVAQIVDALPQLDVLDPWLFTHHWLGFADLMRDPVSWDSFGANALLQAGYVVVFGALALGRFTTKDVLS; from the coding sequence ATGTCGCCGGCTGACCCCCGGGACACGCGTCCCGACGCCGTCGTCCCCGCCGACCGCACGCGGGGCGGGCTGGGTCTCGCCCTGCTGGGAAGCGAACTGGCGGTGCTCTTCCGCCGCGTCCGGACGATCGCGCTGCTCGCCGCGCTGGCCCTGATCCCGGTGCTGCTCGCCGTCGCCGTCCGGGTCACGTCGTCCGACGGCGACGGTGGTCGCGGACCGGCCTTCCTCGGCGACATCACGCAGAACGGCCTCTTCGTCTCGCTCACCGCCCTGACGGTGGCGATCCCGCTCTTCCTGCCTCTCACCGTGGGGGTCGTCGCCGGCGACACGATCGCGGGCGAGGCGAGCCTGGGCACCCTGCGGTACCTGCTGGTGACCCCGGTGGGCCGGGTGCGCCTCCTGCTCGTCAAGTACGCGGCCGCGGCGGCGTTCTGCCTCGCCGCCACGCTCGTCGTGGTCGTCTTCGGGGCGATCGCCGGTGCCGCGTTGTTCCCGGTCGGACCGGTCACCCTGCTCTCGGGGCAGACGATCGGCCTGGGCGACTACGCGCTGAGGCTGCTGCTGATGGCCCTCTACGTGACGATGTCGCTGCTCGGCCTCACGGCGATCGGCGTCTTCGCCTCGACGCTGACGAGCGTGCCGGTGGGTGCCATGGCCGCCACGATCGTGCTCTCGACCGTCGCGCAGATCGTCGATGCCTTGCCGCAGCTGGACGTCCTGGACCCCTGGCTGTTCACGCACCACTGGCTGGGCTTCGCCGACCTGATGCGTGACCCGGTCTCGTGGGACTCGTTCGGTGCCAACGCCCTGCTGCAGGCCGGCTACGTCGTGGTCTTCGGTGCCCTGGCGCTCGGCCGGTTCACCACCAAGGACGTCCTGAGCTGA